AGTATTGTTAAGCATAAGTATCAAATAGATATTATTTAATGCAGCAAATCAGGAGCGTTTTAGTAACGGGTTTAATCCAATTTGTCAGAATTCGAGGTTTCTTCAATAAATTACCACAGATACAAATAAACTTATTTCTAATAGGTTTCATCATTACTCGTGGTCATTCGTCATAACTCATGGTCTAACCATATATTTACATAGCTTAACCTCCAGGGTTGCAAGGTGTCTTCCTTAGGGGATTTTTCAGGTCAACAAAAGTATAGAAAAATTAGTAAATGGAACCGTACTcctacaaattttcaaatatcttaaactaaatttaaaaataaataagcaCTAAGATTAAAAATTTAAAGGTGATAGTATCGGGACAATTTTGAATTTAGTACGAATTGAAGATGTAGTTGATTTATAGCTTCTCGTTTGCATTGGATTtatgggatttttccatctcatttAAGCGTTGCAACAATTCCGAAAAATGTTGTGCTGATTGTTCCACAGACATATTATCTCCATTTGCTGAACATTTACTTTTTAAAGTTGTCATATACATCTTTTTATATAAGTCCACTAATTTTTTCGGATCCTTGCCATTTAGCAATAATTTTATCAAAGTTTTTAAAGTATTTTGTAAACGACTTTCGAACAGCACCATATGCTTGCAGAGCTCATCATTTGGTGTATTACTTTCTGTggcattatttatatttaaggCATATTCGAAAATTACTTTTGATTTTAGTAATAAACTTAAGGCGGTTTGCAAATGCTTAATTTTTTGCATAGTTGTTGATGAAACTGAAATTAGTATTTAGTATTTAAGAAAGTTAACAATTTCGGAAAGCTTATACATACTTTCGGTTAAGAATTCTTGCAATGAAATGCGTTCCAGCTGAACTACCAAATAATCGCTGGCTTCGCGTAAGCTATCTAAAATATCAGCGGCACGTTCATAATGATGTTTGCATAATTGTAAGGTCGCTTTAGGTATTGTGGAGCTATCAGTGCAGCTATTACGTAGCTGACTGTAGTGAAATGATGCGATTctggaaaaaatatatatttggtttAGTTGCAATAACCCTAAATAATTTAGAAAACCCACCGTTTGTGTATGAGTCCAGAGCGATAAGTGTAGAGAATCTGTCTAGAGCCAGGATGATCTAAATCACAGAGTTTCAATGATTTTTGCAACAAATCAAGAACTTCCTTTTCTAATTCAATTCTTGTAGCCTAAAACACGAAATTCATAAAATTATTGCAAATGAAATTACATTTAGGAAAAATTTGTTGAAAGATTGTGTTACCTCATCGGCAGTGCTAAAATCTTGCAATTGTTTTGCTAACGTAAATGTGGCAGTTGAGAGTTCCCAATTAACCAAGTCCCATAGTTCGGCGCTACTTTTTCTTGAACCCAACACATCTTTCGCTTTTTCGTAATTTACAAACGCCTCATTATAAAACAGTTTTTGTTTGCGCACAAAGTCGATGCTTTAATATCAATATAAATTGTTAGAATTGTATAATAACTTTTATTTGTGTTCTTACTTTTCTTCAGGCAAATATAAGTGCGCTCGAAAACGCATGAAGCGACCCATGTTGCAATATAAAAATGCCAAATTGACATTATCCTGCACTTCGATGAAGGCTGAAATTCCGCGTATCAAGCAGTCATAAGATTTCATTGCCAATTTCATATAAATCGGCTCTtctggcttttccacttgctTTTTGTCGTCTTTTTCGGTTTGAATTTCTTTAGACTGATTATGTTCTGGGTGATCTGATTCATCTTTGGGTATATCTGACTTGGTGCTCATTTGCTTTGAGTATTCCTCTGCAAAGAAAAAAAGAGTGAGCGGTCAGTTATTGAACCGAAATTATTCCTAGAGTAATCCAAAAGCATTGTCGCTATGATTGGGCTATAGTTCCGAAATCCCAAGTTGATCCCCTAAGGATTCGGAAGCTATAacgaaataaaattgaaatgatcCTAACATAGTCACAAAATCATACGGTAACAGCCTGGAAAATATTCCAAATTTACCCTAAATTATATATTCCGAAATTATCCGGAATGATACTTAAAACAGTCTCAAATGGGCCTGAAATAGTCCTACAAAACGAAAAATCACGAAATATTCCCCAAATTATCACAAAATGTACCTGAAATAGcatcgaaaacgtttttaaattataagaagtcccgaaatggtcGCGTAAATAGCTCCGAAATTAGCGGGAGAGAGTCCCGAAATATACCGAATCTTTCCCGAAAACCATGGCGGAACAAGGTTGCGGTGGGGCggaatacatacaaacataaatacaaatttcatcgTCAAATATTAACGTCAAAATATCACAACGCCGGAAGTTGAAGtttcaaatcatattaaaaacgtACCAATCAACTGATTTCCAGCCGTCAGCTATTGGGTTCCGCTGTGCCAAGAACCTTGTCCCAAAGTGGTCCACGTATGATCGAGAAATGATTCGGAAACTATGCCGAAGTGATCACAAAAAAATTCTTGTTAGTTAACTCGAAACGAACCACTGCTCACATTTTTTATAAGATGGAAATAGGCTccgataataataataactagtatcgcccgtggtcgaaagttgaccaacttgtatttttttcaactcactctatgcatacagtgttggggtagtgcaataatgcgttaatagttgagcagtgagtggaaatatagcaaactgatctatcttacttaaagttctcattaaaattttgaatttgacctaagacgttataatctttgattgtattttcttaaattttctacaaacttttcaaatgtaattataagttttggtatggagctccttaaaaaaaaatataacaaatatgtaagatcaaatgaaatttacatagaattgtggtgaaattacttgaaattgaattgaaattttgctttttccacaccacccgggagatacgccTTTGGCGCGCtatcgaagttagttttgggtgctcggttcctaggcctatatcaccaatataaactacatatacatatatcgcccatttacttcagtagcgtcataattcaaaaaacacgaatgtttagttaagaacgaagaaatgtgctaaaggaatttaacctatttcacaccaccggttaggtatgcaattggcgctttactatttaattaattataatttaatttaattaattataaatacatatgtaatatgtaaacgaaaacgaaaatttcgaatagaatagaggataccttcataaaaaataaaataaaaatataaaaataaattatcataaaagacaatatacaaattttaatgtaatatctttgtagcaaatttatttattttttgtagcaaatttatttaatttttgttcactataagacgtgctatatctaaaatgagcataaaatctgtaaatgcaaaaacattgggtcaaatttgcaattaattgttataaataaataaaattagtgagtttgaacaaaagttgactcaacatttctgatttcattttttataaagcacctaaattgaaaaacaaagaatctgttaaattaagacctatgcttttacgtgtaagtaaaatttgtccaaaaaagtaggccggttaagttgttacttctctttaaaatttttttgtgcgctaacaattttttaaagattttggtacagaccaatataggtatttggcaacaatgggaaacaatattttatttcaaaagaaaatgagcgaagcagtagttctctcaccgtttggcttgcataaatatatacatatgtagagatgaaacatttgagcaacgcgacaattgagaatttggagctatgtactcaggggggtttgtgaacataatgcgtcctacagatggcaatttcgatagttgcacagattttcgaatttacaaaaaactttttctattaattataaacaaatagagtaatatttgttaacacaaataggcctatgcactgcagctgatcaatacgaatcgtttatataacttttatatgattttacgtatgctaagtatgcgaaacagcctgtcaattgattgtatggaaattttgttagcgtattaatatatagattacaaaGTAAAAGTTTAAAGGATACGGGACCCAAAAAATTACATAGACAGGTCATTCCAGGTGTTTATGCAGATTTACAATGAAACGCCTTGCCAATTTCTGCGATTGGAAGCGAGCAAAACGTTTATTTAATGCCCGCCTTCGGTTTTTTACCTTGCGCCCAGTACATGTACTTCAGGCCTAACTCATTGCGCACATTTCCCAAACGGCGCAGCAGCTCACTTTTTGCATCTTCATCTGTCGTAATCTCATCGTTCGTAATACATTCAATCGCGTTTTCATAACATTTACAGCTGGCTATCATCAAATGTTCAACATTAGCCAATGGTGTAATCAATTCAATGAGATCATCTACCAAAGAACGAAATAAAGTAAAACCAGCGAACAATCAAAGCAATTTCCAAATAATTTTACCTCCATTCAACTCTTTTACTAACTCATTATTAATATTTTGCGCAATTTCAGACTCTTCATTAAATTgttcgatataaatatcgatgtTATCCCAATTTTTGGCCATTTGAAAGAAGCAATCACCGGCACGTCCCAACAGACAACTCTTTTGTGATACTATACCAGACATATATTTCATCACAACCTGCTGACAACGACAAGCCATGTAAATCGCTTTTAAGCAACTTCCATACTTTTGCTCCACATAATAGTGTTCCGCGTACGTGGCATATGTAAGACATGCCTTCTCTAGCAGGAGCAACTTTAAATGAACATTCCATGAGCCAAAAAGCTGCATATTAAATTTCGTTGCTATACGCATATCATTAGCCGGTGCTAAGTTTTGCGCTTGATTCGCTTCGCTCCGCGCATCCTTGATTTCTTTACCATTTTGGCGTTTAGCATTCAAGTTTTTCAGGTTTTTCTCATTTTCGCTTTCTGTTTCAACATCACAATTTTTCTGGATTAGCATTTCGTCATTTAATGACTTTTTGCTCAGACTTTCGTAAGGTAGAGGTATTGGTTTAAATGGTTTTGCCATATTCGGATGTTGTTCTTCATGTAATATTCGTTGTTTTTCTTCATCCTTAGCACGCATTTCAC
The Eurosta solidaginis isolate ZX-2024a chromosome 5, ASM4086904v1, whole genome shotgun sequence DNA segment above includes these coding regions:
- the LOC137253470 gene encoding erythroid differentiation-related factor 1; this encodes MADTADEIELCQNIGPHELVEVKSKAVVKFSAVQVPANFNRLQCNTNLNLPPSNWLTTSDNSGLHQALYQSPGFASFSIAHMFPDCVGEVDVVTDAENIKRLLKLPYTSKSAVSMIVHKVGNTLLLDEFDIQKYLLRKADDDWKWLRTFILEQILAYGEKNHSFCLKDKSRAALQTKNLLSKFLYYSLQQSGGEATEQEAQHTRPALPIIGPVLPEPKIEENVPDPKSSHVFNRNVLWTFEDIRMLIGTDMPIFGGPNRPCISLRLRDMAKPINVLTGIDYWLDNLMCNVPEVVMCYHLDGIVQKYEIIKTEDLPYLENSQFSPQVVRNVAQNILAFLKANATKAGHTYWLFKGRNDDVVKLYDLTTLCQKDADAHRCDEKQENPFTVPVAMLLYTVARNMKSTATQITPKMAGNIKALLDNCIKLLPKEKYPQIVTSSHYILSDLHVPAGIDPKAPKFDNSDFDSDTQSVYEGDEDEDLGSDDDFNLNDVQHDLNKSVEHSSNVAVKHICDTLKELNLDVTNGKRQPRTPSPLQAGTEDRCRMSLEHISAGIACLKFFNSNEEKFIKESEMRAKDEEKQRILHEEQHPNMAKPFKPIPLPYESLSKKSLNDEMLIQKNCDVETESENEKNLKNLNAKRQNGKEIKDARSEANQAQNLAPANDMRIATKFNMQLFGSWNVHLKLLLLEKACLTYATYAEHYYVEQKYGSCLKAIYMACRCQQVVMKYMSGIVSQKSCLLGRAGDCFFQMAKNWDNIDIYIEQFNEESEIAQNINNELVKELNGDDLIELITPLANVEHLMIASCKCYENAIECITNDEITTDEDAKSELLRRLGNVRNELGLKYMYWAQEEYSKQMSTKSDIPKDESDHPEHNQSKEIQTEKDDKKQVEKPEEPIYMKLAMKSYDCLIRGISAFIEVQDNVNLAFLYCNMGRFMRFRAHLYLPEENIDFVRKQKLFYNEAFVNYEKAKDVLGSRKSSAELWDLVNWELSTATFTLAKQLQDFSTADEATRIELEKEVLDLLQKSLKLCDLDHPGSRQILYTYRSGLIHKRIASFHYSQLRNSCTDSSTIPKATLQLCKHHYERAADILDSLREASDYLVVQLERISLQEFLTEISSTTMQKIKHLQTALSLLLKSKVIFEYALNINNATESNTPNDELCKHMVLFESRLQNTLKTLIKLLLNGKDPKKLVDLYKKMYMTTLKSKCSANGDNMSVEQSAQHFSELLQRLNEMEKSHKSNANEKL